The DNA segment ATGACAATAACACTTTTCTGTTGCTATAGAAGTCATAtagctctcttcctctccaattctccctctttttctccctgtctctctccattgcCGTTTCCCCCTCTTGTCTTGTCCCTCTTTACTCCCTCTAAGTGACTACATCATTAAGGAGAAGACAGTGCTCCTACAGAAGAAAGACAATGAGGGCTTTGGCTTTGTGCTTAGGGGAGCCAAAGGTGAGCCTCTTCTCCAAAATTCACAACATATTCCTCCGTCTCTATGGATTTCTCAGTCTCATatgctctgtttctctctctctaatctcTCTATCCCTTCCTCATTTTCAAACCCATGTTCTTGTTATCTGTGTCCGCTCAACCTCGTCCTTTTTGTCTTATCCTCCTCAGCTCAGACTCCCATAGAGGAGTTCACTCCAACGCCAGCGTTCCCCGCGCTGCAGTACCTGGAGTCTGTCGATGAGGGGGGCGTGGCGTGGAGGGCCGGCCTGAGGATGGGGGATTTCCTCATCGAGGTAAAGACAAAATGCATTTTGGACTAATGCACACATTAAACCAAACATTGAACTTAATCTGAGCTCCTGAGTTTTACTGATGCACTTACATTTCTGGATCCATTTTATTGTTTGGTGGAGTAAATTTCTCACATTGAACTACTCAAATAATTTCCTTTTAGAGTTAGGAAAATTCAAAAACCACACAGGAAGAGCTCCATGGTAAAACAGAAGCTAGGGTACACATTTTCCCATTGACAGAGCTTTAATGAATCATTATGCAACAAGCTACGTGATGCACAGTGTCACATTTTGAGTGAGACGCTCaacacattttttacatttaaaaaaaaacaaaaaaaataacaacactggTGCTTTCTCCACTGTCACATATTAAATGTGACGATGTTCCTTTAAGAATGTCAAAAGTCTTTCTGGGTAATGTAGGAAATTAAGAGACCAGGCAGGCTGAAGTGAGGAAGTGGGTACACGAAAAACATCACAGATCAATGATTAACTTTTTTAtagattgttttttaattcactTCAGTGGTAATTTTTCATACTATagttttcatactttttttttgtttgtgtatatattctgtatgtaatgtattttaGTCAGAGTGGGTGAGGGACTGGTGTACTTGAGATCGCTGTTCCTCACTGGTGAAGCACCAGCATTTCAGGCAGCAACTCTCTGGCCATGTTGTAGCTTTAATGTCGCTGTATGTTGCCTTAAAAACTCAGTTCTAAAAATGGCGATTGTCAAACCTCTATTAAATCTGACACATACAGCTAATTGGTATTCAACCTAATATGACTCACTTATGCTGCCCAACCTTTGTAACTGTGATTTATTGTAGTCGCTGCCTGCATTGCCGGTGCATCTGTCCAAAGCACAAGAATGATGTATGTTTAAAGCTAAGTCTTAAAAACCAGAGAAAAGCTACATCATCTAGGGAACTAGTGGTCACAAGTAGACCTCCTCTGTGTTATAAggtgtctctgtttttgtatCCACCCCCTGTAACAAGAGTtgatttttcattcaaatggaAATTAATGCAACACATCCGCTCATTCTGCATTCAGTccttctgtgtctttgtgtgtgtgtcaggtgaacGGCCAGAATGTGGTGAAGGTTGGCCACCGGCAGGTGGTCAACATGATCCGACAGGGCGGCAACAGTCTCATGGTGAAAGTCGTCATGGTTGCTCGAAACCCTGAACTGGAGGACACTGCTCGGAAGAGGGGTAAGAGTCACGCTTTCCTCGTATGTTTTTTCCATCCTATGTTTATGATGTGACGATAAAGCTGATTGCATGTTTACTTCATCCTAAAAGGCTTTAGCGATGTGGTTGTCTTTGGTGACTGTATGTTTATACGAGAATACTAAACATTAAGTCTGCATTTGGCTGGCTTCCCTTGGCAGCCCCGCAGCAGACTAAAAGACTGACTCCTCCTGCCATTGCCCTGCGCTCCAAGTCAATGACATCAGAGCTGGAAGACATGGGTAAGATGATAGAGGAGACTACAGATTGAAAGCAAAGAACAAAATGAGGGGAGGCCTGGAAAGAgcatatgaaaaaataaattaaattcatgTCCCCCacagttttttggggggggtggtggtCACAATGAAAAAGCTTCTTTTTGGTGGGTTagcagcttctctgcaggaTGATGGTACAGTACCATGGCACTATTAAGGAAACACAGCATTAAATATTTACCGAGTTGATGCAGGAAGCCAAGAAAATGATCTAGTATGGGTGCGatttcatttttagtttgttttgggAAGTAGTCTTTTGATCCATTTGCACTATTGAGAAGACAGGTGATAATTAAACAATGAAgctatgaaatgtaaaaacaattgCACGTTGTGAAATGCCACTTGTCTGACGCCATCATTCACAAACcgttctttgtttttcttctccaccgAACCAAATGTGCTGCGTACAGTGGACAAAGGTGGGAGAGTCATGGATTTGTGTGCTGTCATTATCATTTCTGTTCCCATCACCATCCCTCTCATCACATCAGcgttcacacattcacatgtgtCTGAGTATGTATTTCATCCTTTCATCTGCTTTATACACATGACTACACAGCAGCTCTAGTCACACCTAATTTCTGTTTCCCGAATTATGTATGCTACAGCTGCCTCTCCATGGAAAAAGAAAGCAGGTGAATATCAGCCTTTATCATTACCCCTATCAGCCCCTGAGCTTTAATTAAAAGTCAGCCTGTTTgatgctctttttttctcctccttttttcagAGTACGAGTCCTCTCAGGGTCCTGATAAGAAGAGGACAGTCTATCAGATGGCACTAAGTAAGAAACCAGTCTTACTGCTCTTGTCAtactgtgagagtgtgttttttaaacCTTGGGGGGACAGGAGGGCTCTCGCTGAAATCCTCCTTTTCATGtttcttcctttattttatGCTCCTTCTTACTGCCCTTGTTTTCTGGCCTGCCCctgctctgtctttgttttagaTAAACTGGATGAAATCTTGGCTGCTGCCCAGCACACTATTACATCAGACAACCAGGGCCAGAGAGGTCATGGGGGCAAGAGGGACCGGAGCAAGAGCATTGTTCCCAATGTCTCCAATGAGGTACTGTTGGGAATTGGAAGGAAATGGTCCTAGTTAGGGTAATTATGGTAAAATGTCCTAATAGCTTATTAGATTCAATTTCCTTATAATCTACAAAATATTAGCAAATACTGAACACCTATGGACCTCTCTCACGGTCCTGCAAGATCAGATTCACATGCACATCAGAGTTTCTCCATTGCTTTAGGATGCAACACAGATTCAGTCAAGGAAGTGACTAATACTAGCAAAAAAAAGATTGCTATCTATAAATCAGCTTGGTGTTTAGCTTGTTTTTAGCCCTGTGTGTTGTCCTGCCCTCCCTGCACTTTGGAGAATGATTGACAATGGACCACCCACATCAAAACACTTGTTTAACTATGAGTCAGGTTGTGTCCATTCATCTATGCTCTGTTGCCTGATACACTAATACTCAGACTGACTAGTCTTTGTGTATTGCATTTTACTGTAGATCAAATCAATGTCGGCTTAATATCCAActtcaattttatttgattatatcTGAGTaaatgtttcctctcctctattTACTCCTTCCGCCCTTTAAAATATTCTTTTGCTCCCTtgtcttctttttaaaatgtgtttccacACCTGAAGCAACCGTATGAGCAGCAGTCTTCAGTGAGTATGGCGCAGCAAGGACCCGGTTTTGGCTACAACCAAGCTCATTTTCAACCAGGCCACGGTCCTCAGCATGCAGTCATGATGCGTCAAAAATCTATTGGTAATGGCAATTGTCATGGAAAGATTTCTGCCCACTCGGTATATGAGTGTCTGTTTGTAACTGCCTGTATCCGTGTGCTCAGGTGTAACAGAGGAGGAAAGGCAGTACCTCCACCCACCTGCTATGAAGCTGGCTCGCAGCCTGTCAGTGCCGGGACCAGAAGaaatccccccaccccctaacACATCCGCCCCAGAGCCGCCTTTATCTGCAGGCCCTCATCCTGTGAGAGGGCCTGCTATGCCCATACCCCCTGTATCTCAAGCCCACTACCAGCTCCACTCCCAGCCAGGGCATCCTACTCAAGCAGGCTGGGAGAGGGGAGGCCCTGGTGGGATGAACCAGCAGGTCATGGTCCCCACCCTCAGGAGACAATCGGAAGGACTGTGTGTCAGAGAACCGGAGGCGCCCAGGAGAGGTGGTGGCAAAATGGGAGGGTTAAGGAGAGGCTATAGCAGTGCTACACCACCGACAAGTGCTAAACCTAAGGCCCAACAAGCACCACAACATCACCCGCACATCGCCAACCGGGAGCAAGGTGGAGGGGTCGGCAGGGGGGCAGCCAGGAGGGGTGGTCGAGGAGCTCTAATGAAGCAGTCGAAAGTGGAAGATGGGGTGCGGCAGCACAGATCAAAGGGAGGTGCAGCCAAAGAGAAGAGCTCCATCCCCATCCCCACCATCATCGTCAAAGCgccctccaccagcagcagtgGCCGAAGCAGCCAGGGTAGCAGCATGGAAGCTGAACCCACCCAGGATGTAGACGACACCTCGGCAGATACAACCACAGACAGCCCCAATACCAGTCTACCTTCACCGCTCACCTCCTCACCACCTCAGCCTCCTACATCCACTTCTTTGCCTTCATCAACTGTTGCCCCTCCTGTCTCCTCGCAGCAAAACCTGGAAAACTTGGATTACACTTCAACGTATGGTTCGGCCTTTGGGGGAGGAGGAGCGCGCAGGGACAGAGAGCGTTTACGAGATATGAGAAGAAAGAGcgcttctttcttcctctcatctgaGGAGGACATTCAAGGAgaggcgggaggaggaggagtagtagagggaggaggagcacTTGGGACAAGAATCCAGCCTTTGCAAGGTTCACAAATGGATGTACCTACGCCTCGACTCCGCCCCTCCAAGTCTATAGATGAGGGCATGTTTTCTGGAGACAGCTACGTCAACTATTCCAGCAGCATGCCCCCAGCCTTCGGCCTACCTGAGTATTCTTCCCCTATCCTCAGTCAGGATGGACAGCCCAAGTCGGCTCCCTCAATGTACGGCACCCAGCCGGCTACTACCTTCATCCATCCGCTTACAGGGAAAGTTCTTGACCCTTCATCCCCACTTGGCCTGGCCCTGGCAGCAAGAGAAAGGGCCTTAAAGGATGACCGCAGGACGCGGCGAGAGGACAGACACTTTGGTCGGCAGCTGTCCACTGTGGGAGCGTTTCCCACCCCTGTTCAGACCCCGACTCCTTCCCTATTTGCAACCCCTACACAATCAGCCTACACTTCCCCGGTGTCGCTCCACCTAAGCTCCCCCACTGCCACCACCTCACCTGCATCTCTTAGCCGGCCACAGTCACCAAGGATATTACGtttgggaggaggaggtggggagagggtggagagggaaaaagagggaggaCCCAGAGAGGGTCTTAGAGTTCGCTTCTCAGAGGACAGGACCAGTCAATACTCAACCCAGTATTACCCACAGAGCcccagggagagagaaagagaaaaggagatgtACGACAGCAGACCTGCTCCACCCATacagcctcctccacctccgGCTCAACCTGCGCCGCGCAGACCTTCCTTTCTGCAGATGGAAAGCACTACAAACACCAGCTACATCCCTCAGTACACTGTCCCCACAGCCccagcacagacacatgaagCTATGGGAGATGTAAGAGCAGGGGGTGGAGGTCTAGGACTGATGGTTCTCCCTCCACCAGCTCCCTCAATAGATGCAGATGACGAGTTTGTCTTTGCAGATCCCTTGCCCCCTCCTTTACAGTTTGCTAATGGTAAGAACGAGAGAGTCCAGGAGTTTCCTCAGCGGCATCAACACCCGAGTcaacactctgctgctgtggctcCACCTCCCCCACCGCCTCTTCCATCTGCCAAGCCCTCAAACGTTCCCCAACCCTCTCCACAGGGTGGCGACTCTGCTGCCTCCAGCCTTACCTCCTACGACAGCGAGGTGGCCAACCTCACACAATCGGCTCTCTCTCCGTCTTATCCTTCCCCACAGATATTTCCCCCttcatccaccaccaccaccaccacctctgctactgctgctctgcctcccaCGTCACTACACAGACCCCAGCCCATGTCCCATTCTCATCCCTATTACAGCAGCTCTAATGACTCCTCAGTAGGTGGTCACACCCCAGCCCAGGACAGAGGCACAGCCGCCCTCACCACCACCATGACCTATGCTACCACCACCATGACAGCCACTGCTGCCGCTGCCACCACCACGACTTCACCGGCATCCTCTGACTATAGCATGACCATGGCCGGGCCCAGGGTGGGCCTCAGCATGGGGGGAAAAGCTGCTGACCACACTCATCACACTAATATTTTACCCAAGAGCGGAGACTGGCAAGATGCTGTGGTGGATTCTGGGATTGAGGAGCTGGACAGTCACAGCAGTAGCGACCACCATTTAGAAATGCTTGGACTGAGtgggctgagaggagagaggggaggggtcgGAGGAGACGggcgaggaggagagggagagagaggcagtgaacATCAGGATCCTTGTACAACCTACTCAGGTGGGCAAACATTTGAGGTGCACAGTGCCAAACTGGCAAATCCTGTGTTTCCAAAGATGACTCATTAcaaggaggggggagggaggggccAGTCTGTAGCACTACGTAGGCAGAACAGCACCAATCCTGCTCCCTTGCAGTTGCAGAGACAAAGCAACCCAGAAGATACCAGGTTGGATGGAGTTCTAGTAGATGAAAGGAAGCGTAAGCAGAGTCGATCCAAAATGGAGGATGGCTTTAGCTCCGCCTTGGCTGCCTGCTTAGAGAGGCCTATTGACACTCGGTCGGTGGGCTGGGGTGAGGTCGAGGAGCTTGAGCAAGGTGGAGGACTCCAGAGAGGTGGTATGGTTTTGGAGAGCCGCAGGCTGCACTCGCCTCTTTCAGGTGTGAAGGCCAGCATCATCAATGAACTCAGCTCCAAGCTGCAACAGATGAGTAGCATGAAGAGCATGGACGACTGGAGCCACACTCCCAAGTCACCCACCATGCATAGGTTTGTTCGCCGTCCTTGATATTGAAATAACGGTTTGCATATCTGCTTATTTCAAATGAAGTTCGATGTTTGAATTTAAAGTTCACACGTTCATTTTTGTGTCTCTCAGGTATTCAGCGGATTTCACAGACGCATTTCACAGCCCCCCCACCGGCCGCTCCACCTCGCCATTACCCACATCCTCCCCACAGCACCGTCAGATCCTGACACCCAACCTGTCAGCCACCCCTTCTGTCTCCCCTTCCCCTCAAGTACCAGTTCAACGCAACTGGACCCGCTCCCCTTCCCCACAGATGCCTTCC comes from the Seriola aureovittata isolate HTS-2021-v1 ecotype China chromosome 21, ASM2101889v1, whole genome shotgun sequence genome and includes:
- the LOC130162538 gene encoding SH3 and multiple ankyrin repeat domains protein 1-like, whose product is MTGGRQSWEGKGGEVVKPAAIVVGRQRADRPLRPGNLGNRGVAYMSNQVLLHHQVANKQQHHFIAANQQPHHLGLNVLQKRRALMERSMTTVAPLEDTFLTMMVFRIGIPDIKQTRCLQFDQDCTVWNAKQQIICSLSESLWDAYNYGLFQPAGDGRDAKFLEEERALQDYSQSFEKGVPYLEFRYKTRVYKQTNLDEKALAKLSTKASLKKFLDYIQTGAIEKMAKVLDKGLDPNFHDPDSGETPLSVAVQSGLPVEGIRVLVQGGAHLDFRSRDGFTPVHKAVRAHNHAGLLALLSFGASPDYKDRCGLTPLYHTVLAGGDTSCCETLLYYRARLGTRDENGWDESHQACQNGFAQHLEHLLFYGADTTSLNASGNTALHISALYNKESCVRVLLYRGANREAKNKHGQTPFQLAVMSGHFELGEIIKNHKDSDIVPFLESPKYVPKRKESAHTLPLPSLHSHPLLRANSDNTMTQSDPLAMPIKAATNPNPGQGQRRASIGVRSSSSPRTRTRSPSRGRGGQSDTEERHRQPRGRQGATSAGSGGGQMKRMYSAVPGRVYVATRAHSASGDRELSLNKGDKVKVLSVGEGGYWEGTVKGRTGWFPSDCVEEVAGFSKDNRSETRSEKAKRKLFRNVTVGAYDGTDGPSDYIIKEKTVLLQKKDNEGFGFVLRGAKAQTPIEEFTPTPAFPALQYLESVDEGGVAWRAGLRMGDFLIEVNGQNVVKVGHRQVVNMIRQGGNSLMVKVVMVARNPELEDTARKRAPQQTKRLTPPAIALRSKSMTSELEDMAASPWKKKAEYESSQGPDKKRTVYQMALNKLDEILAAAQHTITSDNQGQRGHGGKRDRSKSIVPNVSNEQPYEQQSSVSMAQQGPGFGYNQAHFQPGHGPQHAVMMRQKSIGVTEEERQYLHPPAMKLARSLSVPGPEEIPPPPNTSAPEPPLSAGPHPVRGPAMPIPPVSQAHYQLHSQPGHPTQAGWERGGPGGMNQQVMVPTLRRQSEGLCVREPEAPRRGGGKMGGLRRGYSSATPPTSAKPKAQQAPQHHPHIANREQGGGVGRGAARRGGRGALMKQSKVEDGVRQHRSKGGAAKEKSSIPIPTIIVKAPSTSSSGRSSQGSSMEAEPTQDVDDTSADTTTDSPNTSLPSPLTSSPPQPPTSTSLPSSTVAPPVSSQQNLENLDYTSTYGSAFGGGGARRDRERLRDMRRKSASFFLSSEEDIQGEAGGGGVVEGGGALGTRIQPLQGSQMDVPTPRLRPSKSIDEGMFSGDSYVNYSSSMPPAFGLPEYSSPILSQDGQPKSAPSMYGTQPATTFIHPLTGKVLDPSSPLGLALAARERALKDDRRTRREDRHFGRQLSTVGAFPTPVQTPTPSLFATPTQSAYTSPVSLHLSSPTATTSPASLSRPQSPRILRLGGGGGERVEREKEGGPREGLRVRFSEDRTSQYSTQYYPQSPREREREKEMYDSRPAPPIQPPPPPAQPAPRRPSFLQMESTTNTSYIPQYTVPTAPAQTHEAMGDVRAGGGGLGLMVLPPPAPSIDADDEFVFADPLPPPLQFANGKNERVQEFPQRHQHPSQHSAAVAPPPPPPLPSAKPSNVPQPSPQGGDSAASSLTSYDSEVANLTQSALSPSYPSPQIFPPSSTTTTTTSATAALPPTSLHRPQPMSHSHPYYSSSNDSSVGGHTPAQDRGTAALTTTMTYATTTMTATAAAATTTTSPASSDYSMTMAGPRVGLSMGGKAADHTHHTNILPKSGDWQDAVVDSGIEELDSHSSSDHHLEMLGLSGLRGERGGVGGDGRGGEGERGSEHQDPCTTYSGGQTFEVHSAKLANPVFPKMTHYKEGGGRGQSVALRRQNSTNPAPLQLQRQSNPEDTRLDGVLVDERKRKQSRSKMEDGFSSALAACLERPIDTRSVGWGEVEELEQGGGLQRGGMVLESRRLHSPLSGVKASIINELSSKLQQMSSMKSMDDWSHTPKSPTMHRYSADFTDAFHSPPTGRSTSPLPTSSPQHRQILTPNLSATPSVSPSPQVPVQRNWTRSPSPQMPSSPVHSHPPHSPTYCPYPTSPKHRSKFRRQTFDFQCSPTKEMRSSVSRRRAPSPLIYNTEQPNPTPPRPSSLPILPSTPVYNNPFDFPGPLTPPSPGLPLGDTYKASTPPLFSPSGVPSPNPLLVSRSLSPTHFLSGASSPMHLPPSPSCLNYPHLTPPPPAKPFAVKPLPYWTKYDVADWLAYLNLGEHRERFIDNEIDGSHLPSLTKDDFLDLGVTRVGHRMNIERALKKLTDRRLSSPLHVTTSPRDTD